Proteins from one Mobula birostris isolate sMobBir1 chromosome 10, sMobBir1.hap1, whole genome shotgun sequence genomic window:
- the slc22a17 gene encoding solute carrier family 22 member 17, with the protein MEGEGVLADPDSAPPCQSPTPQEPFGGMVSRLGGFEALMGGFGRHQRLVCVLTWLPLPPLAFALLSGSFLTLVPAHRCRREGEGEGEAAEGEGSCQLNTSDHRPCPYGWKYQSSEGLNTNIITQWDLVCDSSWKSSVEEICFVLGCLAGFLVLGYLADRLGRRICCLLSVSLSILFGTLLSVAPSLPVFTLARFFQGSAVAGLLLSLYLIRLEVCDPPHRLPVSMVSGLFLVGGEFLLLGLAVGCRDWRLFQGVITAPLGLFLGFCCPQVLPEPLRWLLSTGRVPEARAALGRILERNQPREDREPLELESSFTDLDSSYPGNHESERETLCKLLKCRNIWKNILILGFTAFIGHGIQHCYGTFRNSVLGTRPSFSVMYLLSAGAGGLACLFLCATVDRCGRRGILLLSMTLTGLASLILLGLSEYLNDVTILIFCSLGLFSSRAVETLSILFSSEVIPTLIRGLGLGVVLGLSWLPRLSRLLLELQGSRAYFLHHVLLASLALLGCLCILLLPETKRKPLPDSLQQGELCRRPSFLQRPRDNVPLLAAPNPTI; encoded by the exons ATGGAGGGTGAGGGGGTGCTGGCCGACCCAGACTCTGCCCCACCCTGTCAGTCCCCCACCCCCCAGGAGCCGTTTGGGGGGATGGTCTCACGGCTGGGGGGCTTCGAGGCGCTGATGGGGGGCTTTGGCCGACACCAACGGCTGGTCTGTGTCCTGACCTGGCTCCCCCTGCCCCCTCTGGCCTTTGCCCTCCTCTCAGGGTCCTTCCTCACCCTGGTGCCGGCCCATCGCTGCCGGAGGGAGGGCGAGGGCGAGGGCGAGGCGGCCGAGGGCGAGGGCTCCTGCCAACTCAACACCAGCGACCATCGCCCCTGTCCGTATGGCTGGAAGTACCAGTCCTCGGAGGGTCTGAATACCAATATCATCACCCAG TGGGACTTGGTCTGCGATTCGTCCTGGAAGTCGTCAGTGGAGGAGATTTGTTTCGTCCTGGGCTGCCTGGCAGGCTTCCTGGTGCTGGGTTACCTGGCAGATCG gTTGGGACGGAGAATCTGCTGCCTCCTGTCCGTCAGCCTCTCCATCCTCTTTGGGACGCTGCTGTCTGTTGCCCCCAGCCTCCCTGTCTTTACCCTGGCTCGCTTCTTCCAGGGATCCGCAGTTGCCGGCCTCCTACTCTCCCTCTACCTCATCC GGTTGGAGGTCTGCGACCCCCCTCACCGGCTGCCAGTCTCCATGGTCTCTGGCCTGTTCCTGGTGGGGGGGGAGTTCCTGCTGCTGGGCCTGGCCGTGGGCTGCCGGGACTGGAGGCTCTTCCAAGGGGTCATCACCGCCCCCCTCGGCCTCTTCTTGGGCTTCTG CTGCCCGCAGGTCCTGCCGGAGCCCTTGCGCTGGCTTTTGTCGACAGGACGCGTGCCGGAGGCCAGGGCTGCATTGGGACGGATCCTGGAGCGGAACCAGCCCAGGGAGGATCGGGAGcctctggagctggagtcctccTTCACCG ATCTGGATTCCTCCTATCCCGGGAATCACGAGTCAGAGCGGGAGACCCTCTGCAAGCTCCTGAAatgcagaaacatttggaaaaatATCCTAATCCTGGGCTTCACTGC GTTTATCGGACACGGGATCCAGCATTGCTACGGAACTTTCCGAAACAGCGTCCTGGGCACCAGGCCGAGCTTCTCCGTGATGTATCTGTTGTCAGCGGGGGCCGGGGGCCTGGCGTGCCTCTTCCTGTGCGCTACCGTTGACCGGTGTGGGCGCAGGGGCATCTTGCTGCTGAGTATGACACTGACCGGCCTcgcctccctcattctcctcggGCTCTCTGAAT accTGAACGATGTGACCATCCTGATATTCTGCTCATTGGGTTTATTCTCCTCCCGCGCCGTGGAAACACTCAGCATCCTCTTCTCCTCCGAGGTcattcccactctcatcag GGGCCTGGGCCTGGGCGTGGTCCTGGGCCTGTCATGGCTGCCGAGGCTGAGCCGGTTGTTGTTGGAGCTGCAGGGCAGCCGGGCTTACTTCCTGCACCACGTGCTGCTGGCCTCGCTAGCCCTGCTCGGCTGCCTTTGCATTCTGCTGCTGCCCGAGACCAAACGCAAGCCACTTCCCGACAGCCTGCAGCAGGGCGAACTCTGCCGGCGGCCCTCCTTCCTCCAGCGGCCTCGCGACAACGTACCTCTGCTGGCTGCCCCCAACCCCACCATCTGA